A window from Marinagarivorans cellulosilyticus encodes these proteins:
- a CDS encoding DUF1552 domain-containing protein: protein MKDIRDIKKTLPGHKADRIIRVRERMSQAKANWLGYQREQERAHEEKRQFVARDRRNFLSMIAKAGISMPVLRASSLLAGLMATRHAMAAGPELRVVYCYINSGARNDQWLPASASNMNNVSQPYAGVASVCRFRQVDALIEGHGAAAHALGGINNSGGAYGIPTYDQRIAEVLGGTTPIPYIYAGSDAGLGVDAGPNTMVSTTGPFIDSPAALYEKVFNSKIEVGTDTTYESAFAAQYEAITSIKSKLSSEELIRLEEHEQALMKIEENIRKASEADQPDQASCSATYTDGNNIVDKGKAQADIIVAAMKCGLTKVATLQLGNHQGAWRGHDTAYQGDAHNSCHSSGPETNDEMMRYIHQVPAYFIKRLMDEGLINTTAFVQTTCMGNGRNHSTPCAPVMVASGLPGFSRGFSSQANNSSVGNIRDFNRTIPMGMGLSGGMFDAPSNTINLL from the coding sequence ATGAAAGACATTCGAGACATTAAAAAAACGCTTCCAGGCCACAAAGCGGACCGGATTATTCGAGTGCGTGAGCGCATGTCGCAGGCCAAGGCTAACTGGTTGGGTTATCAGCGTGAGCAAGAGCGCGCGCATGAAGAAAAGCGGCAATTTGTCGCCCGTGACCGACGTAACTTTTTATCGATGATAGCGAAAGCTGGTATTTCTATGCCGGTCTTACGCGCATCTTCATTATTGGCTGGTTTGATGGCGACTCGCCACGCCATGGCTGCAGGCCCAGAATTAAGAGTTGTGTATTGTTATATCAACAGTGGCGCGCGTAATGACCAATGGTTGCCGGCCAGTGCTAGCAATATGAATAATGTATCCCAACCTTACGCGGGCGTGGCTTCGGTTTGTCGCTTTCGTCAAGTAGATGCATTAATTGAAGGGCATGGTGCGGCGGCACATGCACTGGGCGGCATTAATAATAGTGGTGGCGCCTACGGTATTCCTACTTACGATCAGCGCATTGCTGAAGTCTTGGGCGGCACTACACCAATCCCTTACATCTATGCTGGTTCTGATGCCGGTTTGGGCGTGGATGCTGGGCCGAATACCATGGTGAGTACAACTGGGCCCTTTATCGATAGCCCTGCCGCGCTTTATGAAAAAGTGTTCAATTCAAAAATTGAAGTGGGTACTGACACAACTTACGAAAGCGCATTCGCCGCGCAATACGAAGCCATTACCTCGATCAAAAGTAAGCTTAGCAGCGAAGAGTTAATACGCCTTGAAGAGCACGAGCAGGCGCTCATGAAAATCGAAGAAAATATCCGTAAAGCTTCTGAAGCGGATCAGCCTGATCAAGCAAGTTGTAGCGCAACCTATACCGACGGCAACAACATTGTCGATAAAGGTAAGGCGCAGGCCGATATTATTGTGGCAGCCATGAAATGTGGTTTAACCAAAGTGGCAACTCTGCAGTTGGGTAATCACCAAGGTGCGTGGCGTGGGCACGATACGGCCTACCAGGGTGATGCGCATAACTCGTGTCACAGCTCTGGCCCTGAAACTAACGATGAAATGATGCGTTATATCCATCAGGTGCCAGCCTATTTCATTAAACGTTTAATGGATGAAGGTTTGATTAATACCACAGCGTTTGTACAAACAACCTGTATGGGTAACGGTCGAAACCACTCGACGCCTTGCGCGCCAGTAATGGTTGCCTCTGGCTTACCTGGTTTTAGTCGTGGATTCTCTTCGCAGGCTAACAACTCGTCTGTGGGCAATATTCGCGATTTTAACCGGACCATTCCAATGGGGATGGGCTTAAGTGGCGGCATGTTTGATGCGCCTAGTAATACCATTAATCTGCTTTAG
- a CDS encoding DUF1566 domain-containing protein — MLTVVKGLAGTIAAACVTLLAACGGSNDRPPQESSQVALPLNDTGVSHCGSDVDVFSVGPLVGCDLSHYSAQDAEVGRDFQAASGLLEKQGGGAAGFDFVKLDESGVALVDQHLTWDASNSAALGARWACVEDKHTGLIWEVKHSSAEHPRYGGNTYSWYSDDMHTNGGESGSQDGGECSEGRCDSAGYIALINAAALCGYDDWRLPTTTEFLTIGHLGRGDPSIDVAYFPNTLGLRHWSAQTYQKTPFLAWYMYFSDGSVSFTGKGDPSYLRLVRGGL; from the coding sequence TTGTTAACTGTTGTAAAGGGGCTTGCGGGTACTATTGCTGCGGCTTGCGTGACATTATTGGCTGCTTGTGGCGGCAGTAATGACCGGCCGCCACAAGAAAGTAGCCAAGTTGCATTGCCGTTAAACGACACGGGTGTTTCGCATTGTGGGAGTGATGTTGACGTGTTTTCTGTTGGCCCATTGGTCGGTTGCGATTTAAGTCATTATTCCGCGCAAGATGCTGAAGTAGGGCGCGATTTCCAAGCGGCCTCTGGCCTGCTTGAAAAACAAGGTGGCGGCGCGGCGGGTTTTGATTTCGTCAAGCTTGATGAATCTGGCGTTGCACTGGTCGATCAGCATTTAACGTGGGACGCATCTAACAGTGCAGCATTGGGGGCTCGGTGGGCGTGTGTGGAGGATAAGCATACAGGCTTGATTTGGGAGGTTAAACATTCCTCCGCAGAGCATCCACGCTATGGTGGAAATACCTACAGCTGGTATAGCGATGATATGCACACCAATGGCGGTGAATCGGGTAGCCAAGATGGTGGTGAATGCTCCGAGGGCCGCTGCGATAGCGCGGGTTATATTGCATTAATTAATGCAGCGGCTTTGTGTGGTTATGATGACTGGCGGCTGCCGACAACTACCGAATTTTTAACTATCGGGCACTTGGGGCGAGGTGACCCGTCTATTGATGTTGCATATTTTCCGAATACTTTAGGGTTGCGCCATTGGTCTGCACAGACTTATCAAAAAACGCCTTTTCTTGCGTGGTATATGTATTTTAGTGACGGTAGTGTTAGCTTTACTGGTAAAGGTGATCCGTCTTATTTACGCTTGGTGCGCGGAGGCTTGTAA
- a CDS encoding DUF1566 domain-containing protein, with product MLFTCEKSRLCVLVCTAVVVGSLFIASKAWAECLLRDDSRFNLLDNSAVVEDANTGLHWQRCLVGYRLNTEGDSCALSVNGAVRFDWRGAFTAASNAAGWRLPNVKELESLVDRNCFEPAVQTHIFPTIDDVMMGAHWTSSQIEGYAGGAWTVNFKTGSVISSDKSELLPVRLVRDAQQ from the coding sequence ATGTTATTCACCTGTGAAAAAAGTCGCCTGTGTGTTTTGGTGTGCACGGCGGTTGTTGTTGGCAGTTTATTTATTGCTTCAAAGGCTTGGGCTGAGTGCTTACTGCGTGACGATTCTCGGTTCAATCTTTTGGATAATAGTGCGGTAGTGGAAGATGCTAATACGGGTTTGCATTGGCAGCGTTGTTTGGTCGGATACCGTTTGAACACCGAAGGTGACAGTTGCGCATTGAGCGTTAATGGCGCTGTACGCTTTGATTGGCGAGGCGCTTTTACAGCGGCGAGTAATGCTGCGGGCTGGCGATTGCCCAATGTGAAAGAGCTGGAATCACTGGTTGATCGCAACTGTTTTGAGCCTGCAGTACAAACCCATATTTTCCCGACCATTGATGACGTTATGATGGGCGCGCATTGGACATCGTCCCAAATAGAGGGTTACGCCGGTGGCGCTTGGACTGTGAATTTTAAAACAGGGTCTGTGATATCTTCAGATAAATCTGAATTGCTGCCAGTGCGGTTAGTTCGCGATGCTCAGCAGTAG
- the bfr gene encoding bacterioferritin encodes MKSNTAIIKALNGLLAYELAAMDQYFIHSEMYADWGLSKLHERIAHEFDDEKGHAKELIARILFLEGKPDMITRDGLNIGSDVPSMLQSDLDVEYAVAKALKSAIALCETEKDFVTREILEKLLDDTEKDHAFWLEQQLGLIKRIGLENYLQSQM; translated from the coding sequence ATGAAATCAAATACCGCTATCATCAAAGCACTCAATGGCCTTTTAGCTTATGAGCTAGCCGCAATGGACCAGTACTTTATCCACTCTGAGATGTATGCCGACTGGGGGCTTTCTAAGCTGCACGAGCGTATTGCTCACGAATTTGACGACGAAAAAGGTCACGCTAAAGAACTGATCGCGCGCATCCTCTTTTTAGAGGGCAAACCCGACATGATCACGCGCGACGGCCTGAATATTGGCAGCGACGTCCCCAGCATGCTGCAAAGCGATTTGGACGTCGAGTACGCCGTGGCCAAAGCACTCAAAAGTGCCATTGCGTTATGTGAGACCGAAAAAGACTTTGTCACACGTGAAATTCTTGAAAAACTATTGGATGACACAGAAAAAGATCACGCTTTTTGGCTGGAGCAGCAACTCGGCTTAATCAAGCGTATTGGGCTTGAGAATTACCTACAATCGCAGATGTAG
- the bfr gene encoding bacterioferritin encodes MQAAPNVLDTLNSVLTSELTSINRYFLHARMYRNWGFENLNNVSYKKSIKDMKQADEIIERILMLGGLPNLQKLEALQIGEHAEEMLACDLKFQNQQITQLKAAIATCESVQDYVSRLMLSDILEYEEEYLDWLETQQQLISTTGIQNYLQSQMAEGE; translated from the coding sequence ATGCAAGCTGCACCTAATGTTCTCGATACACTTAACAGCGTACTGACGAGCGAGCTCACCTCCATTAACCGCTATTTTCTGCATGCGCGCATGTACCGCAATTGGGGCTTTGAAAACCTCAATAATGTGAGCTACAAAAAATCAATCAAGGACATGAAGCAAGCCGACGAGATCATCGAGCGCATTTTAATGCTAGGCGGCCTGCCAAATTTGCAAAAGTTAGAAGCATTGCAAATAGGTGAACACGCCGAAGAAATGCTAGCGTGCGACTTAAAATTTCAAAACCAGCAAATCACGCAACTTAAAGCCGCTATTGCCACCTGTGAATCAGTTCAGGACTACGTTAGCCGCTTAATGCTCAGCGATATTCTTGAGTACGAAGAAGAATACCTAGACTGGCTAGAAACCCAGCAACAACTTATTAGCACTACAGGCATTCAAAACTACTTACAATCACAAATGGCGGAGGGCGAATAG
- a CDS encoding molecular chaperone, giving the protein MNRHFKYFPLFAAIFLLLSSHLSYANLLIKPFRAVLDEDTRTAEITLLNSSTEVKTYNIQWEEKLQTTNGGYTDVSENALSASKFIRHSPRQVTIKPGEYQKIKLRLRMPKDLAPGEYRSHLMMKAIASLPKIDDKNTKGMKVQIIPQLSFSIPIIVRKGPVKSKIEIASLDIKKSKKDQKNISVLLSHDGDYSTYGSLYAYMKVGNQKTQQIGEAHNIAVFRESKQRQANIILQVPDIPKGAVVQVLYKGADEFDGQILGKAAIRH; this is encoded by the coding sequence ATGAATAGGCATTTCAAATACTTCCCCCTTTTTGCCGCTATTTTCCTTCTGCTTAGCAGTCACTTGAGCTATGCGAACTTGCTGATAAAACCATTTCGAGCAGTTTTAGATGAAGATACTCGCACAGCGGAGATCACACTACTTAATAGCTCAACAGAAGTAAAAACCTACAACATCCAATGGGAAGAAAAATTACAAACCACCAACGGCGGATACACCGATGTTAGTGAAAATGCACTATCGGCTTCAAAATTTATTCGCCATAGTCCACGCCAGGTCACAATAAAACCGGGGGAATATCAAAAGATTAAACTTCGCCTGCGCATGCCAAAAGATTTAGCCCCCGGAGAATATCGCTCCCACCTAATGATGAAAGCCATCGCCAGCTTACCCAAAATTGACGACAAAAATACAAAGGGAATGAAAGTACAAATCATTCCGCAATTATCATTTAGCATTCCAATTATAGTCAGAAAAGGCCCGGTTAAATCAAAAATAGAAATTGCCTCTCTGGATATTAAAAAAAGTAAAAAGGACCAGAAAAACATTTCTGTTTTGCTAAGCCACGACGGCGATTACAGCACATACGGCAGCCTTTATGCCTATATGAAAGTGGGCAACCAAAAGACCCAACAGATTGGAGAAGCACACAACATTGCTGTTTTTCGTGAATCAAAACAACGCCAAGCCAATATAATATTACAAGTTCCAGATATTCCTAAGGGTGCAGTCGTTCAAGTTTTATACAAAGGCGCCGATGAGTTCGATGGCCAAATATTGGGTAAAGCGGCCATACGACATTAA
- a CDS encoding DUF4402 domain-containing protein, whose translation MKIFIALVLVIPSLCIAAVTEEQAISFGSFAIAANDAQSSIVISKNGGTPVYSYKIYPLMHGQPGQYRLSAYPAFTPLVININDFVLQRTGAPNLLIEDFTHDPIITDGSGEALLDLGASLKTTGLGGSYGDGNYTGTMNITISW comes from the coding sequence TTGAAAATTTTTATTGCACTAGTACTCGTAATTCCATCACTGTGTATTGCGGCAGTAACTGAAGAGCAAGCAATTTCATTTGGCAGCTTTGCTATAGCCGCCAACGATGCACAATCAAGCATTGTCATTTCTAAAAACGGTGGCACTCCCGTTTATAGCTACAAAATTTATCCGCTAATGCATGGGCAACCAGGGCAATATCGCCTATCCGCATACCCAGCCTTCACCCCGTTAGTAATCAACATCAACGACTTTGTTCTTCAGCGAACGGGGGCTCCCAATTTACTGATTGAAGACTTCACCCACGACCCGATTATTACCGACGGTAGTGGAGAGGCATTATTAGACCTTGGGGCATCGTTAAAAACAACGGGGCTTGGTGGCAGTTATGGTGATGGAAACTATACTGGAACTATGAATATAACCATCAGCTGGTAA
- a CDS encoding SPOR domain-containing protein, which translates to MLKALSSVVVIFWLSLVCCSVAYANLFTEDDLAILDISYKRQLIGNGLDVYLTDDSYYIPLIDFIMAMELDIVADDSKAEGVQANGDKFILEFIEQGWRVVEGDNEAVIFSEGDGVVLKYDDLIYVDKNYITTWFGVAMQLDFSESLLSIDFIKRLPVQDRLERRNQKVSEQNYMERPQQPLWNQPYAFMEVPSLDVRASYSVTRNDDVRIKDFRNLIYSGRTIGDLLGMSTETFFTGNRDDGLVGGSIRMDRFDNSREMLGVLGLSQISIGDVNSPNTGLSGSAYGRGILIGNDMVSGGKSRDVRDIEGDFYPGWEVELYLNNTLVGYLIIDDTGHYKFSDLVLFEGVNEFTLKFYGPHGEREEQQRKIVVGDDPENEHPFRYSVSLSQPGKSILNIDDRDVGSNDDYRASFFGRFKVTDRMDFNFSLEEARIKPTEKEVEIPENTYDDIDVKRYYSAGMQMYFGGINLGVNGSIEEHVRTTGGLSVSGTFYGTAIYGQLQNYSYADNYEANEGEDRIFKAYSLALNKRFNALSIVMNGAHEEYEFSTRDNLDLGLSTRFGWLNWNNTLNYINEKNIASQNNDVVNNKLVTGATFFSASYRLADFRLGGVYSVEPEAEFTNANISTAFRLTDRLNLDLSASHALFNDETFYRVGMNWITDSFRVTPSFTYNDRGRWQGFVQLSTSLGKRSGRLGNYYKAASNPAITRGAVRARLYEDKNADGVYQTGEPLLSGGELSAVQSRRKGRSNRAGVAWLELMPSWDRTDIVVNTNSINEGYMAMGREPFSVVPRPGRITELDIPFLRVGEIDGNVEIIDGENVFPGLGIYIELVDSNGVVADMVRSDSGSYFNFAQVPPGSYKLQVKDYVLIDVIPKTIVIDGTGNYEDGVRILVEQKEFKDETVLPLDDIPLSNSGLSDSTETASIITPPAFTGIDTPVVEQTVEASLPVMPIFDVPTVNKPAEVEVVDEPVVDEPVVAVAPKPELPSDNYVFWGVQAGSFSQEQSALKLVEKIRAEGFSAQIKQVDLPQGRFHRVFASGFIDEASAKDAKDSLDQAFGTKSIVKKM; encoded by the coding sequence ATGCTAAAAGCGCTTAGCTCTGTGGTTGTAATCTTTTGGTTGTCGCTTGTTTGTTGTTCGGTAGCCTATGCCAACCTTTTTACCGAAGATGATCTGGCTATTCTTGATATCTCCTATAAACGCCAATTAATTGGCAATGGTTTGGATGTTTATCTCACTGATGACAGCTATTACATACCTCTGATCGATTTTATTATGGCAATGGAGCTAGACATTGTTGCTGACGATTCAAAGGCCGAAGGTGTGCAGGCAAATGGAGATAAATTTATATTAGAGTTTATCGAGCAAGGGTGGCGTGTCGTTGAGGGGGATAATGAAGCCGTTATTTTCTCTGAGGGTGATGGGGTAGTACTTAAATACGATGACTTAATTTATGTGGATAAGAACTATATTACGACTTGGTTTGGCGTTGCTATGCAGCTTGATTTTAGTGAATCACTGTTAAGTATCGACTTCATTAAGCGGCTTCCAGTTCAAGATCGGTTGGAAAGAAGAAATCAAAAAGTGTCTGAACAAAATTACATGGAAAGGCCCCAGCAGCCGCTCTGGAATCAACCTTATGCTTTTATGGAGGTGCCTTCACTGGATGTACGTGCTAGTTACTCGGTGACACGCAATGACGATGTTCGCATTAAAGATTTTAGAAACCTTATATATTCAGGGCGAACAATCGGTGATTTGTTAGGTATGAGTACTGAAACCTTTTTTACAGGCAATAGGGATGATGGGCTTGTGGGGGGCAGTATACGGATGGATCGATTTGATAATAGCCGGGAGATGTTAGGGGTGTTAGGGCTATCCCAAATTAGTATTGGTGATGTTAATAGCCCTAATACGGGCTTAAGTGGATCTGCGTATGGTCGGGGGATCTTAATTGGCAACGATATGGTAAGCGGCGGTAAGAGTCGAGATGTTAGAGACATTGAAGGTGATTTTTACCCCGGCTGGGAAGTAGAGCTGTATTTGAATAATACTTTGGTAGGCTACTTGATTATTGATGATACTGGGCATTATAAGTTTAGCGACTTGGTGTTATTTGAAGGCGTGAATGAATTTACCTTGAAGTTTTATGGCCCACACGGTGAGAGAGAAGAGCAACAAAGAAAGATTGTTGTTGGTGATGACCCCGAAAACGAACATCCCTTTAGATATTCCGTTTCGCTATCACAACCGGGTAAGTCAATTTTAAATATTGATGATAGGGATGTTGGTAGCAATGACGATTATCGCGCATCATTCTTTGGTCGTTTTAAAGTAACAGATAGAATGGACTTCAATTTTTCTTTGGAAGAGGCAAGGATAAAGCCTACTGAAAAAGAAGTCGAAATACCTGAAAACACCTATGATGATATTGATGTAAAACGTTATTACAGTGCTGGCATGCAGATGTATTTTGGTGGTATTAATTTAGGTGTTAATGGCTCAATTGAGGAGCATGTTAGGACCACTGGCGGCCTTTCTGTGAGTGGTACATTTTATGGGACGGCCATATACGGTCAGCTTCAAAATTATAGTTATGCCGATAATTATGAGGCTAATGAAGGTGAGGATAGGATTTTTAAAGCCTATAGTTTGGCTTTGAATAAACGCTTTAATGCGTTAAGTATAGTGATGAATGGTGCGCATGAAGAGTATGAGTTTTCTACTCGCGATAATTTAGATCTCGGTCTATCGACTCGCTTCGGCTGGCTTAACTGGAATAACACTCTAAATTACATCAATGAAAAAAATATAGCATCACAAAATAACGACGTAGTAAATAATAAACTTGTGACCGGTGCGACTTTTTTCTCTGCATCTTACCGCTTGGCAGACTTTCGGTTGGGCGGGGTCTATTCGGTGGAGCCCGAGGCGGAGTTTACTAATGCGAATATATCCACGGCATTTCGATTGACAGATAGGTTGAATTTAGATTTAAGTGCTTCTCATGCTTTATTTAATGATGAAACGTTTTATCGTGTCGGTATGAATTGGATTACCGATAGCTTTAGGGTCACACCTTCTTTTACCTATAACGATAGAGGTCGGTGGCAGGGTTTCGTGCAGTTATCTACTAGTCTGGGTAAGCGTTCTGGGCGTTTGGGTAATTATTATAAAGCAGCGTCCAACCCGGCGATTACTCGTGGCGCTGTTCGCGCTCGCCTGTATGAAGATAAGAATGCTGATGGTGTTTATCAAACCGGTGAGCCTTTGTTGAGTGGTGGAGAGTTATCCGCAGTGCAGTCGCGCCGAAAGGGACGGTCTAATCGAGCAGGTGTTGCATGGTTAGAATTGATGCCGTCGTGGGATCGCACGGATATCGTTGTGAATACCAACAGTATTAATGAAGGCTATATGGCAATGGGGCGAGAGCCATTTTCTGTCGTTCCCCGGCCGGGGCGTATTACAGAGTTGGATATACCCTTTTTACGCGTGGGTGAGATCGATGGCAATGTCGAAATTATTGACGGTGAAAACGTTTTTCCTGGTTTAGGTATATATATTGAACTGGTGGATTCTAATGGGGTTGTTGCTGATATGGTTCGCAGCGATTCAGGTAGTTATTTCAACTTTGCTCAAGTTCCTCCTGGCTCTTATAAGCTGCAAGTTAAAGATTACGTACTTATCGACGTAATCCCTAAAACAATTGTTATCGATGGAACCGGTAATTATGAAGACGGGGTCCGGATATTGGTTGAACAAAAAGAATTTAAAGACGAAACGGTGTTGCCATTAGATGATATACCTTTAAGTAACAGCGGTTTATCTGATAGTACGGAAACAGCCTCAATAATTACTCCGCCCGCATTTACTGGCATCGATACTCCTGTTGTAGAGCAAACTGTTGAGGCTAGTCTTCCAGTTATGCCTATATTTGATGTGCCTACAGTCAATAAACCTGCTGAGGTCGAAGTTGTTGACGAGCCAGTTGTTGACGAACCTGTTGTTGCGGTGGCGCCCAAGCCAGAGCTGCCAAGTGATAACTACGTATTTTGGGGGGTTCAAGCCGGCAGTTTTAGCCAAGAGCAATCAGCGCTTAAATTGGTTGAAAAGATTAGAGCGGAAGGCTTTAGTGCACAAATAAAGCAGGTGGATCTTCCGCAAGGCAGGTTCCATCGTGTTTTTGCAAGTGGTTTTATTGATGAAGCTAGCGCGAAAGACGCGAAAGACAGCTTAGATCAAGCCTTTGGCACTAAATCTATTGTTAAGAAAATGTAA
- a CDS encoding flagella assembly protein FlgT middle domain-containing protein, with protein MFSLLLIGVGFEQRQFWRRLLILLVAIFVFSCLLSCSALTGKSSFDAFVDGDPYMETHNKPKMKVETKPSRSSDNEDLYGFGSLGDNNSNTDADENVADDVLLDEDALFSEQAPAVDEVSEIVLEEKEARCLAENNPSFSYRKRIAVLPMELQSRQHAVDIPYVEREYPQVLTGRLNDAGLLARDATAYHRIHVHSQPSRLHSPFTSDQIRDTASRLNAQFLVTGRLVDLSFGKSKTHAIDLVTGLKPWKTLARQTYEGATGSYRRQLNIDVSVYDGPSGALIKRKRYRGEANHPVTAQRGYGLESNIFWQSDYGELMADVLDQQSEMISRALECLPMRAQISRVDEDVIEINAGIDSLLMPGDRLRIFHREPAGRDPMGVPKHRWKYYGGVTIMGVFPLKSIAVLDEDLAPDVIKLGDIVQAW; from the coding sequence GTGTTTTCTTTATTGTTGATCGGTGTGGGTTTTGAGCAGAGACAGTTTTGGCGCCGATTGCTAATTTTGTTGGTAGCCATTTTTGTATTTAGTTGTTTGCTAAGCTGCAGCGCTTTAACGGGTAAATCATCTTTTGATGCTTTTGTGGATGGTGATCCTTATATGGAAACCCATAATAAGCCAAAGATGAAAGTAGAAACTAAACCATCCCGAAGTAGTGATAACGAGGATCTATATGGCTTCGGCTCGCTTGGTGACAATAATTCGAACACAGATGCTGATGAAAATGTAGCTGATGATGTTTTATTGGATGAAGACGCTTTATTTTCGGAGCAGGCACCAGCTGTTGATGAGGTCTCAGAAATAGTATTGGAGGAAAAAGAAGCGCGATGTCTGGCGGAAAATAACCCCAGCTTTTCTTACCGTAAAAGAATAGCGGTATTACCAATGGAATTGCAGAGTCGGCAGCATGCGGTAGATATTCCTTACGTTGAGCGCGAATACCCTCAGGTGTTAACAGGGCGCTTAAATGACGCAGGCTTGCTGGCCCGTGACGCAACTGCGTACCATCGAATACATGTGCACTCGCAACCGTCACGCCTACATTCACCATTCACATCGGATCAAATTCGCGATACGGCTAGCCGGTTAAATGCACAATTTTTAGTGACGGGGCGCTTGGTCGACTTATCTTTCGGAAAGTCTAAAACGCATGCGATTGATTTAGTCACAGGCTTAAAACCTTGGAAAACCTTAGCAAGGCAAACCTATGAAGGGGCAACAGGAAGTTACCGCCGGCAGCTAAATATTGATGTTAGTGTTTATGATGGCCCCAGTGGGGCATTAATTAAGCGTAAGCGGTATCGTGGTGAAGCTAACCACCCAGTGACGGCGCAGCGCGGTTATGGTTTAGAGAGCAATATTTTTTGGCAATCTGATTACGGTGAGTTAATGGCTGATGTACTTGATCAGCAAAGTGAGATGATTTCTCGTGCATTGGAGTGTTTACCGATGCGGGCGCAAATTTCTCGTGTTGACGAAGATGTTATTGAAATCAATGCGGGTATCGATTCATTATTAATGCCAGGTGATCGTTTGCGAATTTTTCACCGGGAGCCTGCTGGGCGTGACCCTATGGGCGTGCCTAAGCATCGCTGGAAATACTACGGCGGCGTGACCATAATGGGCGTTTTCCCTTTGAAATCGATAGCCGTACTCGATGAAGACTTAGCGCCAGACGTTATTAAGCTTGGTGATATTGTTCAGGCTTGGTAG
- the panB gene encoding 3-methyl-2-oxobutanoate hydroxymethyltransferase, whose product MAYCSEPLTKPITILTLQKLKAEQEKFTCVALYDAPMAAMAEQSGVETVLVGDSLGMTVLGYDSTLPVTMEHMLYHVEAVARGNKKSLILGDMPFMSYATTDQAMHNAMRIMQAGAHVVKIEGGEWLAPTVTMLAERGIPVCAHLGLTPQSVNKLGGFRVQGRTQQQADKLLADAIALERAGADLLVLECVPSELAKTITQRLSIPTIGIGAGKDTDAQVLVINDILGLTPKPPKFSKNFLVETQDIPSALTKYVSDVKTGVFPELAHTFD is encoded by the coding sequence ATGGCCTATTGCAGCGAACCGCTCACAAAACCCATTACCATTCTTACCCTGCAAAAACTTAAAGCCGAGCAAGAAAAATTCACTTGCGTCGCTTTATACGACGCCCCTATGGCTGCCATGGCCGAACAATCTGGGGTGGAAACCGTGTTAGTTGGCGATAGTCTTGGCATGACCGTTCTGGGCTATGACTCAACCCTACCTGTAACAATGGAACACATGCTCTACCATGTAGAAGCCGTGGCCAGAGGCAACAAAAAGTCGCTTATTTTGGGCGACATGCCCTTTATGTCGTACGCCACAACAGACCAAGCCATGCACAATGCTATGCGCATAATGCAAGCTGGCGCCCATGTGGTAAAAATTGAAGGCGGCGAATGGCTGGCACCCACGGTTACCATGCTAGCCGAAAGGGGCATCCCAGTATGCGCCCACTTAGGGTTAACACCGCAATCTGTGAACAAACTAGGCGGGTTCCGTGTGCAAGGGCGGACTCAACAGCAAGCCGATAAATTATTAGCTGACGCCATCGCCCTAGAACGCGCCGGCGCAGATTTACTGGTGCTAGAATGCGTACCGAGCGAGCTCGCTAAAACAATCACACAACGCTTATCAATACCAACCATTGGTATTGGCGCAGGCAAGGATACCGACGCCCAAGTATTGGTGATAAACGACATTCTAGGCCTTACACCAAAGCCCCCAAAATTCAGCAAGAATTTCTTAGTCGAAACACAAGACATCCCCAGCGCATTAACAAAATACGTTAGCGATGTAAAAACTGGGGTGTTCCCAGAGCTAGCACATACTTTTGACTAA